The stretch of DNA ACatatgatttattgatttattttagcGTGTCTTGCAATGCGCTTTTCAACTAGGTTTTGACATGCATATGCTGTCTGACGCTGTACAAACGGTTGTGTTGAACTCGAACGCAAACCGGGAATAGTTAACATGTGAGGCAAATTTATGATCATGTAAAATCCGGATctgctgaaattcaacatggcaAATGCAGTACTGGTGTTGTTGGGGAACGAGTCGGGATCTTTTCATTGAATGAAGGAATGAATGTTGAACCGGGTCACAAAACCGGACGTTATGTTCACGAATTGGTCGGAGAGAGCTGCGTGAGCTGATTATAAGCGTTCAGAgtgtaaatgtttataatcaGAGAGTGATCCAATCATTTGACTGAGGGACGCAAAGTAACTTACTTTAACAGCAAGATAGAAGAAATGCTGCAAATAAAACTTCCTGGTTTTATAAGTTTCAGCAAAACGCGTAGAAAACAGAAATTTTTGCTTACATAGGACAATCGTGTTTACAGCAAGCATGTGATATGTCACGTGAGGATGGTGAAGGACAACGTAAAGACGTATTAGCGTCATGACGCTTCTCTCAGTCGGAAGAATGCATGACTTCTCAAGTCTTCCTCTAGAATGAGATGGTCTAGTAATGCTGTCTTAAATATTCACTGAGGTGTAGTAAACAAAACACAAGaattatattgtgaaaaataaacCCAAATAACTACATCTAAAAATGATAGAAATACAgcatgtaaatttaaataacttgcgtcattattcattcatttgcaATACACTACAGATTTGTTTTCTGCTCACTGATTTCTAGATatagattaaatatatattctcTATACTATAGATAAATGTTTCAGCAATGTTTCATTTCATGATATTTCCAGGACACATAGGCTCGCATTGCTACGTCATAAAGGTTTCCGCCACAAGAATACACTGAATAACTACAAGAATAACTACAAAAAATTAACACAGTAAAATATCGTTTCCCATTAATATAccataaaacaatgcattctgagTAATATTTGTCACTGTAAGAaaagaggcctataggctactttctcgaaaacgtcaaataatattacccacaatgcattgtaatatacaaaagtaatatactgtaaaaacaatgtattctgggtaatatttgtcgttTTAGAgaataggctactttctcgaaaacgacaATTATTATTACCCAGAATGCCTTGTTTTgcggtatattactgtttcaatggaaaacggtattttaatgtgtaaatttgttttggtttttttacagttatttttagagTATATGTGCAGTCATGGCACAAGAATACTATTAAAACTATTAGTGgaacaattttatttaaaaaaaaaaatcatattaatgcAATACAGCGAATGAAATGGGCAGTTTAGAATCATGTGACtaatttacaaaataacaaaataaaacacacaccttcatttcccaaaatgtttttattttttgtcttgcatTTCATAATGAAATTGGATAAGCTCAGTGCAGACTCATTTTCTGCCAGTTCTTTTTCATGAATTTGAATGTgtgcaaaggattgtgggtAATTGGGGGATGTGAATGATACATTTGATGCGTCCTTCAAAATATGCTGAAATAAGGATGAAAAACAAAGACCACCTTTGAAGGATCCTTCAAATACGGCCTTCGATGGAGTGTCATGGCATGGCAGTCAAGGTCTGCAGCCAGAAACACCCGTAGTCTTTTAAATGAACTGTTCGAAGAACCGATTCATGTAGTTGGACTTCCCCATCATTACAATGCAATTTTACCATAATTTAAAAGCTTAAGttcctttctttgtattcccAGCGGAAGTGTTTCGGTTCTCTTCTTATTATGGGGATCACATGGTTCTGCAGAAAGCCCCAGCCCAAGCAGTCGTGTGGGGATTTGGACAGACAGGAGCCGAGGTTGTGGTGTCATTGTCTGAACCACACAAAGTGTCTGCAAACTCCGTTCCTGTTATCAATGGTAAGAATCAGTTACACATGTAAATATGACtcttgtcatttcaaacctgtatgactgactttcttctgcgAAAGAAAATTCAAAACATTGACAGTGCATTCTGGCTTCAATGTCTCTCAGGTATTTGGCGCACAACTCTCAACCCTGTGGAGGCCGGTGGTCCCTACAATTTAACTGCATTTCAGAGTACAACTAAAAGCTCAATCACGCTCACAGATGTGCTCTTTGGAGACATCTGGATATGTAGTGGACAAAGTAACATGGCATTCACTGTTAGTCAAGTGAGTACATTTCTCTTAACTCCTAAAGTTGACATCTTTCATATGTGTAGTTAACCTAAAATATGACTCATATTCTTTAAAAGTTGATTAATGCAAAAGAGGAGCTGGCCATGGCGTCTAAGTTCCCTAACGTGAGGATCTTCCAGGCTGCCTTGGAGCAGAGCAGTGAGGAACTAATCGATCTCGCGGGAGTGGAAGTTCCTTGGTCCCGACCAACAGCGAGTATGGAATACTTTCTCGGAAACAGCTAAAATGGGATATTTGTTGCATTCTTGTTTTATCTTAAGAGTGATGTCCaacctgttttttgttttctagaTGAAAATTGAAACTTGTTAGCAAAATGTATGCATAACACTCTTCTTGAAGAGAGATAAGCAGCTGTTCTTGTTGTCTTTTTGTGTTCGTCATTCAAGAATTGCTTGGTGGAAAGCCATTCAGCCATTTCTCTGCAGTTTGCTGGCTCTTTGGTCGCCATCTCTATGAGACACTGAATTATCCCATCGGAATAGTAGAGACGTGTTGGGGAGGCACACCTGTTGAAGCCTGGTCATCCCCAAGGGCTCTTCACAAGTGTGGATTGAAGAGCTCAGTGACCAGGTATAATACTATAACACTGTTTTTAAGGTGTTTTAAGTTTGAAAGTTTGGCATCAGtaggattttttatttatttattttttggggggaaagaaatgaatacttttactccgcaaggatgcattaaattgatcaaaagtgacagtaaagatgtataatattataaacattattataCACATTACAAAAATTTCAAATAGAACTTTCTATTCGTCATTCTATtctatatatactttatatatatcaAAGATTAAGATTCACATGTATTCAATATGTAAATTTACACCacatacattaaattaaaacttttctTGCATATGAAACCAACACGCAGTGCATTTCCAAGAACCTGGCACAtgttttaaactacatttttaaaagattgtTCTTTATCATGAACACTCTTGTACAGTACATTATTGACCTACATAAGTAAATGTGTTTGAATGaatagtttgtaaaatacagtacaatataGATGCCTTGGATTGCTTCTCATTTAACATTCTCAACTTCTCTACCTGAATTCACTTCAGTGTTCCCTATAGTCCTCAGCCTGTGGAAAGTAACTTCTTGCTGAACATCTCTGTTAGCTGGAAAAGTTCAGTGCTGTGGAATGCCATGATCCATCCATTACTCAACATGACCATAACAGGAGCCATTTGGTACCAAGGTAGTATTTCTCAGGTGAAGAATTATAGCCCTTTATAACAATTATAACACGTGCACAGACTTGCTATTTTTTACTTTGCTTTTGTCTCAGGTGAGGCTAATGCAAACTACAACAGAGATGAATACAACTGCTCATTCCCTGGCATGATTGACGACTGGAGGATGGCTTTCCATGAAGGCTCGGGTGGCCAAACTGCACTAGACTTCCCATTTGGATTCGTACAGGTGCCCTTAAAGAGAGAGGCTGCCCACCGCAGAGCCAATGGGTGGAGCCTAGATGGTCCAACCACACCCTAAACATAAGCATAACTCCACCCATTATGTCCATGTCCAAAGAGGGGGTGCTGGACATcatttggctctgcagtgaACACCActttgtttaaaggattagttcacttcagaattcaaatttcctgataatttcctcacccccatgtcatccaagatgtttgtctttcttttttttgaggAAATCGTTCTAGATTTTTCTCCaaataatggacttcaatggggttcaatgggttgaaggtccaaattgcagtttcagtgcagcttcaaagggctgtacacaatcccagccgatttatttatttatttattttaaataaaaatgttatatactttttaaccacaaatgctcgtcttgcactagctctgcgatgcgccacgcgttatgtaatcatgttggaaaagtcaCGCGTGACGTGGAAGTgtcgatccagtgtctacaaagcgaacgtgcaaagactaagtcaaacagactttacaaaaaaaaaggtaaaacgatGTCGGACGTATTTGAAATGAgagttttttgccctaccgcagtacttcgCCTACATCACACGTGAAC from Ctenopharyngodon idella isolate HZGC_01 chromosome 18, HZGC01, whole genome shotgun sequence encodes:
- the siae gene encoding sialate O-acetylesterase; amino-acid sequence: MLIPLIFLLVLNLFASVLPAAEVFRFSSYYGDHMVLQKAPAQAVVWGFGQTGAEVVVSLSEPHKVSANSVPVINGIWRTTLNPVEAGGPYNLTAFQSTTKSSITLTDVLFGDIWICSGQSNMAFTVSQLINAKEELAMASKFPNVRIFQAALEQSSEELIDLAGVEVPWSRPTAKLLGGKPFSHFSAVCWLFGRHLYETLNYPIGIVETCWGGTPVEAWSSPRALHKCGLKSSVTSVPYSPQPVESNFLLNISVSWKSSVLWNAMIHPLLNMTITGAIWYQGEANANYNRDEYNCSFPGMIDDWRMAFHEGSGGQTALDFPFGFVQLSTYHKNGQHDGFREIRWHQTADYGFAPNERMKNTFMAVAIDVPDEKSPWGSIHPEDKQDVAYRLVLGARAVAYGEKNVSFQGPFPTQAVLSQFFIQIDFNQDINATLGDDFFEICCFEEKMCRSDDNWLPSSIIKHGLNYVFVSIPPPCSDATVNAVRYLWTDWPCKFKACPIYSSNGLLPAPPFILAITKQ